One Sulfuricurvum sp. DNA window includes the following coding sequences:
- a CDS encoding AAA family ATPase, with amino-acid sequence MQTLIGQIDKIIYENGGFFIASLKSGEKISAHYHESDVEHLKDAAITLKGSWEIHKNYGKTFKAESLNVNQNPLFFFLNRVVKGFTKKLTADLIEKYSQEGLIEILENDVEKLLDVKGMNEKRLERLKNGWKQFRSMRALGEFLAPYGVTPALLRLIATALKEVNDPIEAIKRNPYGLMRINGIGFKKADEIALNMKLSPTDPRRIGAAMEFVLAEYCDSEGNSCIEKETLFSKLEILVNLGDQRSYEEALDDRIHEGSIVILTSGKLALDRIYEAEKFLLDTLKKRSKNNDGVILSDLEPFLKEHELHLGEQQREALELINSGIKVLLLVGYAGTGKSTTAKALLELLSTKTPRESIITCALSGIASQRIRERSGYESATIQSLLVKYESQDAMPYNVVLIDEASMINSTLFARLLSKIDSQATIIIVGDDAQLPPIGAGSPLSDFISLNIAPKVTLTHIYRQRSDQAIAIIANDIRQGLIPQYREVYEDFTFEAVDIPNRYALKQSMSNDDFSDVVHSNAHNILAQIATYTLQFLSTSREYLESKRTKEYLNHFQVITPMRGHALGVDNLNILLQEYFNPNPKKKIKTHRGEFRLFDKVVHIRNENMPTHTTDEFKEGADSHERRVFNGMCGLLFKIDEEEESLSVFYPNEELIVHYTTEGIRDLLDLSYALSIHKVQGMEYENVVVVMSFSHLIMLNTKLLYTAITRAKKQCILIGESGAFEMGCRRLETTKRQTVLQELVIN; translated from the coding sequence ATGCAAACACTTATCGGGCAAATCGACAAAATCATTTATGAAAACGGCGGTTTTTTTATCGCTTCCCTTAAAAGCGGAGAAAAAATCAGTGCTCATTATCATGAGAGTGACGTAGAGCATCTCAAAGACGCCGCTATCACCCTCAAAGGATCATGGGAAATTCATAAAAACTACGGCAAAACCTTCAAAGCAGAATCTCTCAATGTCAATCAAAATCCCCTCTTCTTTTTTCTTAATCGCGTCGTCAAAGGGTTTACGAAAAAACTCACCGCCGATCTGATCGAAAAATATTCCCAAGAGGGGTTGATAGAGATTTTAGAGAACGATGTTGAAAAACTTCTCGATGTCAAAGGGATGAATGAAAAACGGCTGGAGCGTCTCAAAAACGGGTGGAAACAATTTCGCTCCATGAGAGCATTGGGGGAATTTTTAGCCCCTTATGGCGTCACCCCTGCACTGCTTCGTCTCATCGCCACGGCACTCAAAGAGGTGAATGACCCCATCGAAGCGATTAAACGAAATCCTTATGGGCTCATGCGGATTAATGGAATCGGATTTAAAAAAGCCGATGAGATCGCCCTCAACATGAAACTCTCCCCCACCGATCCACGACGTATCGGCGCAGCGATGGAGTTTGTACTAGCAGAATATTGCGACTCAGAGGGGAACAGCTGTATCGAGAAAGAGACCCTATTTTCCAAACTCGAAATCCTCGTCAATCTGGGTGATCAACGCTCCTACGAAGAGGCACTGGATGATCGTATACATGAGGGGAGTATCGTTATCCTCACCAGTGGCAAACTCGCGCTGGATAGAATCTATGAGGCTGAAAAGTTTTTACTCGATACCCTCAAAAAACGCTCTAAAAACAACGATGGAGTAATACTAAGTGATCTTGAGCCGTTTCTCAAAGAGCATGAGTTACATCTCGGAGAACAACAACGTGAAGCGTTGGAACTTATCAATAGCGGGATAAAAGTGCTCCTCCTCGTCGGATATGCGGGGACGGGGAAAAGTACAACAGCCAAAGCCCTTTTGGAGCTTCTCTCTACTAAAACCCCTAGAGAAAGCATCATCACCTGCGCCCTCAGCGGTATCGCGTCACAACGGATACGTGAGCGAAGCGGTTATGAGAGCGCAACCATCCAAAGCCTGTTGGTCAAATACGAATCCCAAGATGCGATGCCCTACAACGTAGTCCTCATCGATGAAGCCTCTATGATTAACTCTACCCTCTTTGCACGCCTCCTCTCGAAAATCGATTCTCAAGCCACCATCATTATCGTCGGCGATGATGCCCAACTCCCCCCTATCGGTGCGGGGAGTCCATTAAGCGATTTCATCTCCCTCAATATCGCCCCAAAAGTAACCCTCACCCATATCTACCGTCAACGCTCCGATCAAGCCATCGCGATTATTGCCAATGACATCCGCCAAGGGCTCATCCCGCAATACCGCGAAGTGTATGAAGATTTTACCTTTGAAGCGGTCGATATCCCCAACCGCTATGCTCTCAAACAAAGTATGAGTAATGATGATTTTAGTGACGTTGTACACTCCAATGCTCACAATATCCTCGCCCAAATCGCTACCTATACGCTACAATTTTTATCCACCTCACGAGAGTATTTGGAGTCCAAACGGACCAAAGAGTATCTCAACCATTTTCAAGTCATCACCCCGATGAGAGGTCATGCACTGGGTGTCGATAATCTCAATATCCTTCTCCAAGAGTATTTCAACCCCAACCCCAAAAAAAAGATAAAAACCCACCGTGGGGAGTTCCGCCTTTTTGATAAAGTAGTCCATATCCGAAACGAGAACATGCCCACCCATACTACCGATGAGTTTAAAGAGGGAGCCGATTCGCATGAGCGACGTGTCTTCAACGGTATGTGCGGACTCCTTTTTAAAATCGATGAAGAAGAGGAAAGCTTAAGTGTCTTTTATCCTAATGAAGAGCTTATTGTCCACTATACGACCGAGGGGATACGGGATTTGCTCGACCTCTCGTATGCACTCAGCATTCATAAAGTACAGGGGATGGAGTATGAGAATGTGGTGGTGGTGATGAGTTTTTCCCATCTCATCATGCTCAATACCAAACTCCTCTATACCGCTATCACACGGGCAAAAAAACAGTGTATTTTGATAGGGGAATCGGGTGCGTTCGAGATGGGATGCCGACGATTAGAAACGACTAAACGTCAAACCGTATTACAGGAGTTGGTAATTAATTAA
- the glyQ gene encoding glycine--tRNA ligase subunit alpha, with amino-acid sequence MITFGDMLLKLQQFWNDQGCAIVQPYDIAAGAGTFHPATFLRSLDSQPWSVAYVAPSRRPTDGRYGENPNRLGSYYQFQVLIKPSPENIQELYLKSLEYLGLNLKDHDIRFVEDNWESPTLGAWGLGWEVWLNGMEVTQFTYFQQVGGVTCDPVAVEITYGTERLAMYLQGVDTVFDIVWSENKFGKTLYRDIHKEGEIEFSKYNFEIADTAMLFAEFEAKAAECKRCLEAELPLPAYDLCMMASHTFNTLDARKAISVTERANYILKIRELAKGCAELYKSQEEARIQRVRG; translated from the coding sequence ATGATTACTTTCGGCGATATGCTTTTAAAACTTCAACAATTTTGGAACGACCAAGGGTGTGCCATAGTACAACCTTATGACATTGCTGCGGGTGCAGGGACATTTCATCCGGCAACCTTTTTGCGTTCACTCGATTCACAACCGTGGTCGGTTGCCTACGTTGCTCCTAGTCGTCGCCCGACTGATGGACGTTACGGTGAGAATCCAAACCGTCTAGGGAGCTACTATCAGTTTCAGGTTCTCATCAAGCCAAGCCCTGAAAATATCCAAGAACTCTATCTCAAAAGTTTAGAATACCTCGGTTTAAACCTCAAAGACCATGATATCCGCTTCGTCGAAGACAACTGGGAATCTCCAACCCTCGGAGCATGGGGTCTGGGCTGGGAAGTGTGGCTGAATGGTATGGAAGTGACACAGTTCACCTATTTTCAGCAAGTGGGCGGAGTGACGTGTGATCCGGTCGCTGTTGAAATCACCTACGGTACAGAGCGTCTGGCAATGTATCTCCAAGGAGTTGATACGGTGTTTGATATCGTCTGGAGTGAAAACAAATTCGGAAAAACCCTCTACCGTGATATCCATAAAGAGGGTGAAATCGAGTTTAGTAAATACAATTTCGAAATCGCCGATACCGCAATGCTCTTTGCCGAGTTTGAAGCTAAAGCCGCCGAGTGTAAACGGTGTCTTGAAGCAGAGCTTCCCCTCCCCGCGTATGATCTGTGTATGATGGCGTCCCATACGTTTAATACTCTCGATGCGCGCAAAGCGATTTCAGTCACTGAACGGGCAAATTACATCCTCAAAATCCGTGAACTCGCCAAAGGGTGTGCGGAGTTGTATAAATCACAAGAAGAGGCACGGATTCAACGGGTTCGAGGATAA